From a single Amphiprion ocellaris isolate individual 3 ecotype Okinawa chromosome 18, ASM2253959v1, whole genome shotgun sequence genomic region:
- the slc18a3b gene encoding probable vesicular acetylcholine transporter-B, protein MDGEGGSSGLAKSAAVKLSEMGERTKQLGTAMRDPHQQRRIILVIVCVALLLDNMLYMVIVPIIPDYLADLESEQSEHVHVVMHPNSSANSTSQDKSNKDNLDVQIGVLFASKAILQLLVNPLTGTFIDRVGYDIPLLIGLTVMFVSTCIFAFGENYATLFVARSLQGLGSAFADTSGIAMIADKYTVEAERSTALGIALAFISFGSLVAPPFGGVLYEFAGKRVPFIVLACICLADGLMLLTVIKPFSNRTRENMPVGTPIYRLMIDPYIAVVAGALTVCNIPLAFLEPTIANWMETTMHSSQWEMGLTWLPAFFPHVLGVYITVKLAAQHPNLQWFYGAVGLVIIGASSCTVPACKTFGQLIAPLCGICFGIALVDTALLPTLAFLVDVRHVSVYGSVYAIADISYSVAYAMGPIVAGQIVHSMGFVQLNLGMGLVNVLYAPALLLLRNVCQMKPSYSERDNLLEEAPQGLYDTIKMEERRAKKKGYSSAGNCLSVDENGFDPFKAQRSLSEESSGPEYT, encoded by the coding sequence ATGGATGGAGAAGGAGGATCCTCCGGGTTGGCCAAATCAGCCGCCGTAAAACTATCCGAGATGGGCGAAAGAACCAAGCAGTTAGGCACCGCGATGAGGGATCCGCACCAGCAAAGACGGATCATATTAGTGATTGTTTGCGTGGCTCTCCTGCTGGACAATATGCTCTACATGGTAATCGTGCCAATTATTCCAGACTATCTTGCTGATCTGGAGAGTGAGCAGTCAGAGCACGTCCACGTAGTGATGCACCCCAACAGTTCAGCCAACAGCACAAGCCAAGACAAAAGCAACAAGGACAATTTAGATGTCCAAATCGGAGTACTTTTTGCATCCAAAGCCATCCTCCAGCTCTTAGTTAACCCGCTCACGGGAACTTTCATAGACCGGGTCGGATATGACATTCCACTTTTAATCGGACTCACTGTCATGTTCGTGTCCACCTGCATATTTGCTTTCGGGGAGAACTATGCGACGCTCTTTGTGGCCAGAAGTTTGCAGGGTCTGGGCTCTGCTTTCGCGGACACCTCTGGGATCGCGATGATAGCAGACAAATACACGGTGGAGGCAGAGAGGAGCACGGCGCTCGGCATCGCGCTGGCGTTTATCTCTTTCGGCAGTCTGGTGGCGCCTCCCTTCGGGGGCGTCCTGTACGAGTTCGCGGGCAAGCGGGTGCCCTTCATCGTGCTCGCCTGCATTTGCTTGGCGGATGGCTTGATGCTGCTCACCGTGATCAAGCCCTTCTCCAACAGGACTAGAGAGAACATGCCAGTCGGCACCCCCATATACAGACTCATGATTGACCCCTACATAGCTGTGGTGGCCGGGGCGCTCACAGTGTGCAACATCCCCCTTGCCTTTCTGGAGCCCACCATAGCCAACTGGATGGAGACCACCATGCACTCCTCTCAGTGGGAGATGGGACTCACCTGGCTCCCAGCCTTCTTCCCTCATGTCCTCGGCGTGTATATAACAGTTAAACTGGCAGCGCAGCATCCAAATTTGCAGTGGTTCTACGGAGCTGTAGGTTTGGTTATCATAGGGGCGAGTTCCTGCACAGTCCCCGCATGCAAAACTTTTGGGCAGCTCATCGCCCCGTTGTGCGGCATTTGTTTTGGCATCGCGCTGGTCGATACCGCGCTGCTGCCGACGCTTGCGTTTTTAGTTGACGTGCGTCATGTTTCCGTGTACGGTAGTGTTTATGCTATAGCAGATATTTCCTACTCCGTCGCATATGCTATGGGTCCTATAGTAGCCGGGCAGATAGTGCACAGTATGGGTTTTGTACAGCTTAACCTGGGTATGGGTCTCGTCAATGTGCTTTACGCACcagccctgctgctgctgcgcaACGTGTGCCAAATGAAACCGTCCTACTCAGAGAGAGATAACCTGTTAGAGGAGGCTCCGCAGGGGCTGTACGACACTATcaagatggaggagaggagagctAAAAAGAAGGGCTACAGTTCGGCAGGGAACTGCCTGTCAGTAGATGAAAACGGGTTCGACCCGTTCAAAGCACAGCGGTCCTTGTCAGAGGAGTCGTCCGGTCCGGAGTACACTTAG
- the LOC111582227 gene encoding choline O-acetyltransferase-like yields MPILEKETARDQGSQVLPKVPVPPLKQTLDTYLKCVQHLVKEQQFKKTKAIVEKFGAPGGVGEVLQKKLVERRDKTTNWVYDYWLEDMYLNNRLALPVNSSPVMVFPKQTFRDQKDALRFAARLIRGVLEYKALIDTRALPLEFARGQLAGTPLCMEQYYRLFTSYRYPDLKTDSLKVHAASSAPEHMIVACKNQFFVLDVVANSKHLSETEILSQLEKIVKMSKNAEERLPPFGILTSDGRTEWAQARDALTKDKTNRDSLALIESCICVVCLDEPSGLEPSDTNRALLMLHGGGREKNGANRWYDKSLQFVVGMDGTCGVVCEHSAFEGIVLVQCSEFLMKYITGSPSEMVKSSNFRELPPPRRLLWKCNPNIQGLLSASGDRLQRLVNNLDMDVFKFKVYGKEFIKKQKMSPDAFIQVALQLAFYKCSRRLVPTYESASIRRFQQGRVDNIRSATAEALAFVKSMTDERVTYTDSEKMKRLRDAINAQTNYTIAAITGMAIDNHLLGLLRVAKDLNMEKPEIFCDETYLASNQFILSTSQVPTTVEMFCCYGPVVPNGYGACYNPQSDHIMFCVSSFWENTETSSVVFVKALNEGLLEIRDLCNRSSAAATKPAESSQAAGQPRKSGK; encoded by the exons ATGCCCATCTTGGAGAAAGAGACGGCCAGAGACCAAGGCAGCCAA GTGTTGCCAAAGGTCCCTGTGCCCCCACTGAAGCAGACCCTCGACACCTACCTGAAGTGCGTCCAGCACCTGGTGAAGGAGCAGCAGTTCAAGAAAACAAAGGCCATCGTGGAGAAGTTTGGGGCACCTGGGGGCGTCGGAGAGGTTCTCCAGAAGAAGCTCGTAGAGAGGAGGGACAAGACGACCAACTGG GTCTATGACTACTGGCTGGAGGACATGTACCTGAACAATAGATTGGCCCTACCTGTCAACTCCAGTCCCGTCATGGTGTTTCCTAAGCAGACGTTCAGAGATCAGAAAGATGCCCTCAG ATTTGCTGCTCGTCTCATCAGAGGAGTGCTGGAGTATAAGGCTCTCATTGACAC GCGAGCACTGCCATTGGAGTTCGCTCGAGGCCAGCTAGCCGGGACTCCTCTGTGCATGGAGCAGTACTACCGCCTCTTCACCTCCTACCGCTACCCGGACTTAAAGACAGACTCGCTGAAGGTCCATGCAGCCTCCTCAGCACCGGAGCACATGATCGTGGCGTGCAAGAACCAG TTTTTCGTGTTGGATGTCGTCGCAAACAGCAAGCACCTCAGTGAGACGGAGATCTTATCCCAGTTGGAGAAGATcgtgaaaatgtcaaaaaacgcTGAGGAGAGACTCCCTCCTTTTGGTATCTTGACATCTGACGGGAGGACAGAATGGGCACAAGCTAGAGACGCACTAACTAAAG ATAAAACCAACAGGGACTCTCTGGCCCTGATTGAGAGCTGTATATGTGTGGTTTGTCTGGATGAGCCCAGCGGTCTGGAGCCCAGTGACACCAACAGGGCCCTGCTGATGCTGCACGGTGGCGGCCGGGAGAAGAACGGTGCAAACCGCTGGTACGACAAATCATTGCAG TTTGTTGTAGGAATGGATGGGACATGTGGAGTGGTGTGTGAGCATTCGGCATTTGAGGGAATAGTTCTGGTGCAGTGCTCTGAATTCCTAATGAAATATAT AACAGGAAGTCCCTCCGAGATGGTTAAATCATCCAACTTCAGAGAGCTTCCCCCTCCAAGAAGGCTGCTTTGGAAATGTAACCCCAACATCCAAGGACTCCTGTCAGCATCTGGAGACAGACTCCAGAG GCTGGTGAACAATCTTGACATGGACGTGTTCAAATTCAAAGTTTATGGGAAAGAATTTATCAAGAAACAGAAGATGAGTCCAGACGCCTTCATACAAGTTGCCTTACAACTTGCATTCTACAA ATGCAGTAGAAGGCTCGTTCCCACCTACGAGAGCGCCTCCATTCGGCGTTTCCAGCAAGGCCGGGTAGATAACATCCGCTCAGCCACCGCTGAGGCTCTGGCCTTTGTGAAGTCTATGACAGATGAGAGGGTAACTTACACG GATTCAGAAAAAATGAAACGACTGAGGGATGCAATTAATGCCCAGACAAACTACACAATCGCA GCTATTACAGGAATGGCAATAGACAATCACCTACTTGGGCTCCTGAGGGTCGCAAAGGACCTCAACATGGAGAAACCAGAGATCTTCTGTGATGAGACGTATCTGGCCAGTAACCAGTTCATCCTCTCCACCAGTCAG GTTCCCACCACAGTGGAGATGTTCTGCTGCTACGGCCCAGTGGTGCCCAACGGCTACGGCGCCTGCTACAACCCACAGTCGGACCACATCATGTTCTGCGTGTCCAGTTTCTGGGAGAACACGGAGACGAGCTCGGTGGTTTTCGTCAAGGCCCTGAATGAGGGCCTGCTGGAAATCAGGGACTTGTGCAATAGAAGCAGCGCTGCAGCTACCAAACCGGCTGAGAGCAGCCAGGCAGCCGGGCAGCCTCGCAAATCAGGGAAGTAA